A genome region from Microcella alkaliphila includes the following:
- a CDS encoding FAD:protein FMN transferase, with amino-acid sequence MPSATDPVVWEFEAIGAPWRLDVHPGHEGAGGTHADRVAVDDRIAQFDRDWSRFRDDSRIAAIARTPGHHALAADAGPLMRHLRELYEVTNGRVNPLVGRSLEQLGYDAAYRLTPAGDPIAAPAWDDAIALTENSGDGACALHTASPVVLDVGAAGKGYLVDLVAELLLERGAAGAVVDGSGDLRAVGEASIRVGLENPANPELVVGVVELAGGRALAASAPNRRAWGPGLHHLVDAMTGRPLALDVIATWAVADSALVADGAATALFLGEPTAIAERLGVEYVRMHADGRLEASPGWEGELFR; translated from the coding sequence ATGCCCTCAGCAACTGATCCGGTCGTCTGGGAGTTCGAGGCGATCGGTGCCCCCTGGCGCCTCGACGTGCATCCCGGTCATGAGGGAGCCGGTGGAACGCACGCGGACCGCGTCGCCGTCGACGACCGCATCGCGCAGTTCGACCGCGACTGGTCGCGATTTCGTGACGACTCGCGAATCGCGGCGATCGCGCGCACTCCCGGCCACCACGCCCTCGCGGCAGACGCGGGGCCCCTCATGCGCCACCTACGCGAGCTGTACGAGGTGACGAACGGTCGGGTGAATCCCCTCGTCGGCCGCAGCCTCGAACAACTGGGCTATGACGCCGCCTACCGCCTCACGCCGGCGGGCGACCCGATCGCGGCGCCCGCCTGGGATGACGCGATCGCACTCACCGAGAACAGCGGCGATGGGGCCTGTGCACTCCACACTGCCTCCCCCGTCGTGCTCGACGTGGGGGCAGCCGGCAAGGGGTACCTCGTCGACCTCGTCGCGGAGCTCCTCCTCGAACGGGGGGCGGCCGGAGCGGTCGTTGACGGCAGCGGTGATCTACGCGCGGTGGGCGAGGCGAGCATCCGTGTCGGGCTCGAAAACCCCGCGAATCCGGAACTGGTCGTCGGGGTCGTCGAACTCGCCGGCGGACGTGCCCTCGCCGCGTCAGCGCCAAATCGGCGCGCGTGGGGGCCGGGCCTTCACCACCTCGTCGACGCGATGACGGGCCGGCCCCTCGCACTCGACGTCATCGCGACGTGGGCCGTCGCCGACTCGGCGCTCGTCGCCGATGGGGCGGCCACCGCGCTGTTCCTCGGCGAGCCCACCGCAATCGCTGAGCGGCTCGGCGTCGAATACGTACGGATGCACGCTGACGGCCGCCTCGAGGCGAGCCCCGGCTGGGAAGGAGAGCTGTTCCGATGA
- a CDS encoding FMN-binding protein, which yields MRAEPPSRERTRACSHPALVGSPSVERVDGSVANGGIGSLASYTAGLYAGNGTYTSPNGRENIVVFVTLADGGVIADVTVTPDANNPTAAFYQGEFAEGIAAEVVGRHVDELDVTRVAGSSLTSGGFREALEQIRSEARR from the coding sequence ATGCGCGCCGAACCTCCCTCGAGAGAAAGGACGCGCGCATGCTCGCACCCCGCGCTCGTCGGCAGTCCGAGCGTCGAACGAGTCGACGGCTCCGTTGCGAACGGGGGCATCGGGTCACTCGCGAGCTACACGGCGGGGCTGTACGCCGGCAACGGCACATATACGTCGCCGAATGGGCGCGAGAACATCGTCGTCTTCGTGACACTCGCCGACGGGGGCGTCATCGCCGACGTCACCGTGACGCCCGACGCCAACAACCCGACCGCGGCGTTCTACCAGGGGGAGTTCGCCGAGGGCATCGCGGCCGAGGTTGTCGGCCGTCACGTCGACGAGCTGGACGTCACGCGGGTTGCCGGCTCGTCACTCACGAGCGGCGGCTTCCGGGAGGCACTCGAGCAGATCCGCTCGGAGGCTCGCCGGTAG
- a CDS encoding heavy metal translocating P-type ATPase — MTRVAASLRRYPLVAAALAVGAVGLALLAIELEPAARILVSVFAAAVALKEGVSMVRSLLSRQFGLDLLAVMAITATLLVGEYWASLIIVFMLAGGEALEDYAENRARRELSALLDRVPQRAHRIGPDGAIDDVPVDAVAVGDRLLVRPAEIVPVDARLASREGSFDESSLTGESLPVDKESGDEVASGSVNGPAAVEIIASALAADSQYQRIVELVREASESKAPLVRLADRYAVPFTLLSLAIAGIAWAVSGDPVRFAEVLVVATPCPLLIAAPVAFMGGMSSAARNGVVVKNAGTLEKLSRVRTVAFDKTGTLTRGHPEVVDVRPAAGDGTANLRPDELLRLVGSAERYSSHVLAAALQQAAERRGLALSDSTDAREVATHGVAATLDGRALVVGKPAFVAEAIVGNAAPIIRPELPSGEAAVYAAVDGRFAGTIILRDQVRDESAETVAALGPLGVTRVLMVTGDVEATARPIAASLGIDEVHAECLPADKVRIVREAEPRPVVMVGDGVNDAPVLAVADVGIAMGARGATAAGESADAVVLVDDVSRVVEAVTIGHQTVRIALQSIWLGIIISVGLMLVASVGLLPAVVGALLQEVVDLVAILAALRAVRAGTRGVPARPSRRVPQLTR; from the coding sequence ATGACGCGCGTTGCCGCTTCCCTCCGCCGCTACCCGCTGGTGGCTGCGGCGTTGGCCGTCGGGGCGGTGGGTCTCGCGCTGTTGGCGATCGAGCTGGAACCGGCCGCGCGCATCCTGGTATCGGTGTTCGCCGCCGCCGTCGCCCTGAAAGAGGGCGTGTCGATGGTGCGCAGCCTGCTCAGTCGACAGTTCGGGCTCGACCTGCTCGCCGTCATGGCGATCACGGCGACGCTGCTCGTCGGCGAGTACTGGGCGAGCCTGATCATCGTGTTCATGCTCGCCGGCGGTGAGGCGCTCGAGGACTACGCCGAGAACCGAGCCCGCCGCGAGCTGAGCGCCCTGCTTGACCGGGTTCCGCAGCGCGCGCACCGAATCGGCCCCGACGGCGCGATCGACGACGTTCCCGTCGACGCGGTCGCGGTCGGCGATCGGCTACTCGTGCGCCCGGCGGAGATCGTTCCGGTGGATGCACGCCTCGCCTCCCGCGAGGGATCCTTCGACGAGTCATCGCTCACGGGTGAGAGCCTGCCCGTCGACAAGGAGAGCGGCGACGAGGTCGCGAGCGGTTCGGTGAACGGCCCGGCCGCGGTGGAGATCATCGCATCGGCGCTCGCCGCCGACAGCCAGTATCAGCGCATCGTCGAACTCGTGCGGGAGGCATCGGAGTCGAAGGCCCCGCTCGTGCGCCTCGCCGATCGCTACGCGGTGCCGTTCACCCTGCTGAGTCTTGCCATTGCCGGCATCGCCTGGGCGGTCAGCGGCGACCCCGTCCGATTCGCCGAGGTGCTCGTTGTCGCGACCCCGTGCCCGCTGCTCATCGCCGCTCCCGTCGCGTTCATGGGCGGCATGTCGAGCGCCGCCCGCAACGGGGTCGTGGTGAAGAACGCGGGCACCCTCGAGAAGCTGTCGAGGGTGCGCACGGTCGCCTTCGACAAGACGGGCACCCTCACGAGGGGTCACCCGGAGGTGGTCGACGTGCGCCCGGCCGCCGGTGACGGCACAGCGAACCTCCGCCCCGATGAGCTGCTGCGGCTCGTCGGAAGCGCCGAACGCTACTCATCGCACGTGCTGGCCGCCGCTCTGCAGCAGGCGGCCGAGCGTCGCGGTCTCGCGCTCAGTGATTCGACCGACGCCCGCGAGGTCGCGACCCACGGTGTTGCCGCGACCCTCGACGGGCGTGCGCTCGTCGTCGGCAAGCCGGCGTTCGTGGCGGAGGCGATCGTTGGGAACGCGGCCCCGATCATCCGCCCCGAGCTGCCGAGCGGCGAGGCAGCCGTCTACGCGGCGGTCGATGGGCGCTTCGCCGGCACGATCATCCTGCGCGACCAAGTGCGTGACGAGTCGGCCGAGACCGTTGCCGCGCTCGGCCCGCTCGGCGTCACCCGTGTGCTGATGGTGACCGGAGATGTGGAGGCGACGGCGCGCCCGATCGCCGCGTCGCTCGGCATCGACGAGGTGCACGCCGAGTGCCTGCCGGCCGACAAGGTGCGCATCGTGCGCGAGGCCGAGCCGCGTCCCGTGGTGATGGTCGGCGACGGCGTGAACGACGCTCCCGTGCTCGCGGTGGCCGATGTCGGTATCGCGATGGGCGCGCGCGGCGCCACCGCGGCCGGCGAAAGCGCGGATGCTGTCGTGCTGGTCGACGACGTCTCCCGCGTTGTCGAGGCGGTCACCATCGGACACCAGACGGTGCGCATCGCCCTGCAAAGCATCTGGCTCGGCATCATCATCTCGGTCGGCCTGATGCTCGTCGCGTCGGTCGGCCTGCTGCCGGCTGTTGTCGGAGCGCTCCTGCAAGAGGTCGTCGACCTGGTCGCGATTCTCGCGGCCCTGCGTGCAGTACGGGCCGGCACCCGTGGGGTACCGGCCCGTCCGTCGCGGCGTGTGCCGCAGCTTACGCGGTGA
- the nagA gene encoding N-acetylglucosamine-6-phosphate deacetylase produces MTTTLITDVDLLDARGRRPDSWILLDGDRIAAVGEAGTAAPAADHVHALAGHTLTPGFIDLHGHGGGGAAYDNGEDEIRAALAVHRAHGTTRSVISLVANPLEQIEESLRLVARLVQDDPTIVGSHLEGPFLAIGRRGAHAPEYLSEPDPVVIARLLDAGGSSIRQVTIAPELPGAIAAVRQFVAAGVVVAVGHTEADEKLTREAFDAGATLVTHIFNAMPGIHHRDPGPIVAGFDDDRVTLELVLDGVHVHPSVAQMTFRAAPHRVALVTDAMAAAGGDDGYYRLGSLNVTVQNGVAMLNGTQTIAGSTLTQDSALKCAVTSAGIDESRAVEALTLTPACVLGRDDEWGLLEPGYAADVVALDAEWAARRVWAAGSLVEDDA; encoded by the coding sequence ATGACCACCACCCTCATCACCGACGTCGACCTCCTGGATGCTCGTGGCCGGCGCCCCGACTCATGGATCCTTCTCGACGGCGACCGCATCGCGGCCGTCGGAGAGGCGGGCACGGCCGCCCCCGCCGCCGACCACGTGCACGCCCTCGCCGGGCACACGCTCACCCCCGGCTTCATCGACCTGCACGGTCACGGCGGCGGGGGCGCCGCCTACGACAACGGCGAGGACGAGATTCGCGCGGCCCTCGCCGTGCACCGCGCGCACGGGACGACCCGATCGGTCATCTCGCTCGTCGCGAACCCGCTCGAACAGATCGAAGAGTCGTTGCGTCTCGTGGCCCGGCTCGTACAGGACGACCCGACCATCGTCGGCAGCCACCTGGAGGGCCCCTTCCTCGCGATCGGCCGGCGCGGCGCGCACGCGCCGGAATACCTGTCGGAGCCCGACCCCGTCGTGATCGCGCGCTTGCTGGATGCGGGCGGGTCGAGCATCCGCCAGGTGACGATCGCCCCCGAACTGCCGGGCGCGATTGCCGCCGTTCGCCAGTTCGTCGCGGCGGGCGTGGTGGTCGCCGTCGGGCACACGGAGGCCGACGAGAAGCTCACCCGTGAAGCGTTCGACGCCGGGGCGACGCTCGTCACGCACATCTTCAACGCGATGCCGGGCATCCACCACCGCGACCCGGGGCCCATCGTCGCCGGGTTCGACGACGACCGGGTCACCCTCGAACTGGTGCTCGACGGCGTGCACGTGCACCCGTCGGTTGCCCAGATGACTTTCCGCGCGGCGCCGCACCGGGTCGCGCTCGTCACCGACGCGATGGCGGCGGCCGGCGGCGACGACGGCTACTACCGGCTCGGCTCTCTCAACGTGACCGTGCAAAACGGGGTGGCAATGCTCAACGGCACCCAGACGATCGCGGGGTCGACCCTCACCCAAGATTCGGCGCTCAAGTGCGCCGTCACGTCCGCGGGCATCGACGAGTCGCGCGCGGTCGAAGCACTCACCCTCACCCCCGCCTGTGTGCTGGGGCGCGACGACGAGTGGGGCTTGCTCGAGCCCGGCTACGCTGCCGACGTCGTGGCGCTCGACGCCGAGTGGGCCGCCCGGCGCGTGTGGGCGGCGGGCAGTCTGGTCGAAGACGACGCATGA
- a CDS encoding FAD-dependent oxidoreductase, with protein MRATIDRVTAQVSMYRLTTIALSAVLAIGLLLGSLGVIGVNPYGLLATLAVVVVATLGANEAAARLARVVPHRESSVITALIIACLVPPTVATLDLIGAAVAGIVAALSKYLIVWRGRHILNPAATGVLVAGLLQLTVGIWWIATPAMLPVVALGALLLLDRTRRLDIGVILVVVTVAIIGTRIAGTGPSALDAYGSVLLLFPVVFLAGYMLSEPLTLPPRRWQQWLVAVVTALLFSIPFQFGPLYTSPELALVAANIVGFAVSRRGGFSLRLTGSRALSDSATEFTFAPSRPVPFEPGQYLELHLPHRADRRGTRRVFSIASAPEHDQISLGMRTPTDGSSFKRVLRELDEGATVQATQISGDFLLPRDPATPVVMIAGGIGVTPFASQLGSAAARGESRDVHVVYVPSRPGEVLYRDVLESAGATVTVLDDTPVTADALLTAVPDLASRRAYVSGAPSLVADAATALRRAGARRVRTDYFAGY; from the coding sequence ATGAGAGCGACGATCGACCGCGTCACCGCTCAGGTCAGCATGTACCGGCTGACGACGATCGCGCTTTCCGCCGTGCTCGCCATCGGACTGCTGCTGGGCTCCCTCGGCGTCATCGGAGTCAACCCCTACGGACTGCTCGCGACGCTCGCCGTCGTGGTCGTGGCCACGCTCGGCGCGAACGAGGCGGCGGCGCGGCTCGCGCGCGTCGTTCCGCATCGCGAGTCGAGCGTCATCACCGCCCTCATCATTGCGTGTCTGGTGCCGCCCACCGTCGCCACCCTCGACCTCATCGGGGCGGCGGTCGCGGGCATCGTCGCGGCTCTGTCGAAGTACCTGATCGTCTGGCGTGGCCGGCACATTCTGAACCCGGCGGCAACCGGGGTGCTCGTCGCGGGACTGCTGCAGCTGACCGTCGGCATCTGGTGGATCGCGACGCCGGCGATGCTGCCCGTCGTTGCCCTCGGCGCGTTGCTGCTGCTCGACCGCACCCGCCGCCTCGATATCGGCGTAATTCTCGTCGTCGTGACGGTCGCCATCATCGGCACGCGTATCGCGGGCACCGGCCCGAGCGCGCTCGACGCGTACGGCTCGGTGCTCTTGCTGTTCCCCGTGGTTTTCCTTGCCGGCTACATGCTCAGTGAGCCGCTCACCCTGCCGCCTCGGCGCTGGCAGCAGTGGTTGGTGGCCGTGGTGACCGCGCTGCTGTTCTCGATCCCGTTCCAGTTCGGGCCGCTCTACACCTCGCCCGAGCTCGCGCTCGTCGCCGCCAACATCGTGGGTTTCGCCGTATCCCGCCGCGGCGGGTTCTCGCTACGGCTCACGGGGTCGCGCGCGCTGTCAGACAGCGCGACCGAGTTCACGTTCGCCCCGTCTCGCCCCGTGCCCTTCGAGCCGGGTCAGTACCTCGAATTGCACCTGCCTCACCGCGCCGACCGGCGCGGCACCCGGCGCGTCTTTTCGATCGCATCGGCTCCCGAGCACGACCAGATCTCGCTCGGGATGCGGACGCCCACCGACGGCTCGTCGTTCAAACGCGTCCTCCGCGAACTCGACGAGGGCGCGACCGTGCAGGCCACGCAGATCTCGGGCGACTTCCTCCTGCCGCGCGACCCGGCAACCCCGGTGGTGATGATCGCCGGGGGCATCGGCGTGACCCCCTTCGCCAGCCAACTCGGCTCGGCGGCCGCGCGCGGGGAAAGCCGCGACGTGCACGTCGTCTACGTTCCGTCGCGCCCCGGCGAGGTGCTGTACCGCGACGTGCTCGAAAGCGCGGGGGCGACCGTCACCGTCCTCGACGACACCCCCGTGACGGCGGATGCTTTGCTCACCGCCGTGCCCGATCTCGCCTCCCGGCGCGCGTATGTCTCGGGAGCGCCGTCACTCGTCGCCGACGCCGCGACGGCGCTCCGGCGCGCGGGGGCGCGACGGGTGCGCACGGACTACTTCGCCGGGTACTGA
- the glyA gene encoding serine hydroxymethyltransferase yields MSDRLPTSFNEPLSVVDPEIAAVLDQELSRQRHTLEMIASENFVSRAILEAQGSVLTNKYAEGYPGKRYYGGCEFVDIAENLAIERAKALFGAEYANVQPHSGASASAAVLHALAQPGDTILGLELAHGGHLTHGMKLNFSGKVYNATSYGVDPETMLIDMDTVRAKAHEVKPAVIIAGWSAYPRQLDFAAFRAIADEVGAKLWVDMAHFAGLVAAGLHPSPLPHAHVVSSTVHKTLAGPRSGIILSNDESLFKKLNSAVFPGQQGGPLMHVIAAKATAFKVAAEPEFRDRQERTLRGASILAERLTADDARAAGVDVLTGGTDVHLALVDLRTSPLNGQEAEDILHEVGITVNRNSVPFDPRPPMVTSGVRIGTPALATRGFGDDEFAEVADVIAHALMPNPDVAALRGRVAELTGAFPLYPGL; encoded by the coding sequence GTGTCTGACCGTCTTCCCACGTCCTTCAACGAGCCGCTGAGCGTCGTCGACCCCGAGATCGCGGCGGTGCTCGACCAGGAACTCAGCCGTCAGCGGCACACGCTCGAGATGATCGCGAGCGAGAACTTCGTCTCGCGCGCCATCCTCGAAGCCCAGGGCTCGGTGCTGACCAACAAGTACGCCGAGGGGTACCCGGGCAAGCGGTACTACGGCGGCTGCGAGTTCGTCGACATCGCCGAGAACCTCGCCATCGAGCGGGCGAAGGCTCTCTTCGGCGCCGAGTACGCCAACGTGCAGCCCCACTCGGGCGCGTCGGCCAGCGCCGCCGTTCTGCACGCGCTCGCGCAGCCGGGCGACACGATCCTCGGCCTCGAGCTCGCCCATGGCGGTCACCTGACCCACGGCATGAAGCTCAACTTCTCGGGCAAGGTCTACAACGCCACGTCGTACGGCGTCGACCCCGAGACGATGCTCATCGACATGGACACCGTGCGGGCGAAGGCCCACGAGGTGAAGCCCGCCGTCATCATTGCCGGCTGGTCGGCCTACCCGCGCCAGCTCGACTTCGCCGCCTTCCGCGCGATCGCCGACGAGGTCGGCGCGAAGCTTTGGGTCGACATGGCGCACTTCGCCGGGCTTGTCGCAGCGGGGCTGCACCCCTCCCCGCTGCCCCACGCGCACGTCGTCAGCTCGACCGTGCACAAGACCCTCGCCGGTCCCCGCTCGGGCATCATCTTGAGCAACGACGAGTCGCTGTTCAAGAAGCTCAACTCGGCCGTGTTCCCCGGCCAGCAGGGCGGGCCGCTCATGCACGTGATCGCCGCGAAGGCGACCGCGTTCAAGGTCGCGGCAGAGCCCGAATTCCGCGACCGCCAGGAGCGCACTCTGCGCGGGGCGAGCATCCTTGCCGAGCGTTTGACGGCCGACGACGCGCGCGCCGCCGGCGTCGACGTCTTGACCGGCGGCACCGACGTGCACCTCGCGCTCGTCGACCTGCGCACCTCGCCGCTGAACGGCCAGGAGGCGGAAGACATTCTGCATGAGGTGGGCATCACGGTGAACCGCAACTCAGTGCCGTTCGACCCGCGCCCGCCGATGGTGACAAGCGGCGTGCGCATCGGAACCCCCGCCCTCGCGACGCGCGGCTTCGGCGACGACGAGTTCGCCGAGGTGGCCGACGTCATCGCGCACGCGCTCATGCCGAACCCCGATGTGGCCGCCCTGCGCGGCCGGGTGGCCGAGCTGACCGGCGCGTTCCCGCTCTACCCGGGGCTGTAG
- a CDS encoding MFS transporter, with product MTTSPSDTATRPFPWVGLFTLAAAIFVMVTSEFLPTGLLPQIAADLEVTEPQVGLLVTIFAGTVVVATAPMAAATRRFQRKHLILVVLVVFAIANVAAALAPSYGLLVAARVLGGLAHGLFWAVAGAYAGYLVPKHQIARAVAITSGGGTAAFVMGVPAGTALGTAVGWRTSFLVIAGIVIVLLALVVKFLPAVNHAPTLATGEIAVPARRDATFPSVLFICLLVLVVVGGQNVFYTYIAPYLIGSVGFAEGAVGGLLFLYGGAGAIGLVLAGMLGSRYPRGALYGMLAVVIVAVTLLGLLAGVPAAVVVLLVVWGASFGGIPALLQTRLLHAASPRVRDVGAALLTTAFNIGIGGGAAIGGALFTVLPTPGLALVQAAIIGAGLLLLVIADTRRRGRQARGQTPPDTDDEIAGEGTVPLITGSIALPDHHRHGGEGDSSGDGAGR from the coding sequence ATGACCACGTCCCCGTCCGATACCGCGACGCGTCCCTTCCCCTGGGTCGGCCTGTTCACGCTCGCCGCCGCCATATTCGTGATGGTGACGAGCGAGTTCCTGCCGACGGGGCTTCTGCCGCAGATCGCTGCCGACCTCGAGGTCACCGAACCGCAGGTGGGCCTGCTCGTCACGATCTTCGCGGGCACGGTGGTCGTCGCCACAGCCCCCATGGCGGCGGCGACCCGACGCTTCCAGCGCAAGCACCTCATTCTCGTGGTGCTGGTCGTCTTCGCGATCGCGAATGTCGCCGCCGCCCTCGCCCCGAGCTACGGCCTGCTCGTGGCGGCCCGCGTGCTCGGCGGGCTCGCGCACGGGCTGTTCTGGGCCGTCGCGGGTGCCTACGCCGGCTACCTCGTGCCGAAGCACCAGATCGCGCGCGCCGTCGCGATCACGAGCGGTGGTGGCACGGCGGCGTTCGTCATGGGGGTCCCTGCAGGAACCGCGCTCGGCACGGCCGTGGGGTGGCGCACCTCGTTCCTCGTCATCGCGGGAATCGTGATCGTGCTGCTCGCGCTGGTCGTCAAGTTCTTGCCCGCTGTCAACCACGCTCCGACCCTCGCCACCGGCGAGATCGCGGTTCCGGCCCGCCGCGACGCGACCTTCCCGAGCGTGCTGTTCATCTGCCTCCTCGTGCTCGTCGTCGTCGGGGGCCAGAACGTCTTCTACACGTACATCGCGCCGTACCTGATCGGCTCGGTGGGCTTCGCCGAGGGCGCCGTCGGCGGACTCCTGTTCCTCTACGGCGGCGCCGGTGCGATCGGCCTCGTGCTCGCCGGGATGCTCGGCTCGCGGTATCCGCGCGGCGCCCTGTACGGGATGCTCGCGGTCGTCATCGTCGCCGTCACCCTCCTGGGGTTGCTGGCCGGTGTGCCCGCCGCGGTCGTCGTCCTGCTCGTGGTGTGGGGAGCATCCTTCGGGGGTATTCCGGCGCTGTTGCAGACGCGCCTGCTGCACGCGGCGTCGCCGCGCGTGCGCGACGTCGGCGCCGCGCTCCTGACGACGGCGTTCAACATCGGCATCGGGGGCGGCGCGGCCATCGGTGGCGCCCTGTTCACGGTGCTTCCAACTCCGGGGTTGGCGCTCGTGCAGGCGGCCATCATCGGCGCCGGACTCCTGCTGCTCGTCATCGCCGACACGCGGCGCCGCGGGCGGCAGGCGCGCGGGCAGACCCCGCCCGACACCGACGACGAGATCGCGGGGGAGGGCACCGTGCCGCTCATCACCGGGTCGATCGCGCTGCCCGACCATCACCGCCACGGCGGCGAGGGCGACTCCTCCGGCGACGGCGCGGGACGATAG
- a CDS encoding Hsp20/alpha crystallin family protein, with protein MTMFFDPFRELDRVAGTLLDRRESPRLMPMDVYRDGDHYVLTADLPGVDPGSVDVDVDGQLLTIRAERTPRSQEGVQWLTRERPAGAYLRQLTLGKDIDTESISAHYENGVLSVMIPVLEKAKPRKIAVETTGTRAEVTA; from the coding sequence ATGACCATGTTCTTCGACCCGTTCCGTGAGCTCGACCGCGTCGCCGGCACGCTGCTCGACCGCCGCGAAAGCCCCCGGCTCATGCCGATGGACGTCTACCGCGACGGCGACCACTACGTGCTGACCGCCGACCTGCCGGGCGTCGACCCGGGCAGCGTCGACGTTGACGTCGACGGCCAGCTGCTCACCATCCGCGCCGAGCGCACCCCGCGTTCGCAGGAGGGCGTGCAGTGGCTGACCCGCGAGCGTCCGGCCGGCGCCTACCTGCGCCAGCTGACCCTCGGTAAGGACATCGACACCGAGAGCATCAGCGCCCACTACGAGAACGGTGTGCTCAGTGTGATGATCCCCGTGCTCGAGAAGGCGAAGCCGCGCAAGATCGCGGTCGAGACCACCGGCACGCGGGCAGAAGTCACCGCGTAA
- the purU gene encoding formyltetrahydrofolate deformylase gives MPGIVHAVTGAIVEAEGNITELQQFSGLETGNFFLRLQTETPADHDRLHHALAPVIERYGMDCRIDRVGRPLRTLVLVSKAAHCLNDLLFRQRSGQLPVEIPLVLGNHPDLGELASFYGVPFEARPVTNGDEKAAMEARILEAVDEHDIELVVLARYMQILSPELCERLAGKAINIHHSFLPGFKGANPYRQAHQRGVKLIGATAHFVTSDLDEGPIIEQNVVRVDHTRSVAELVAIGQDEESRTLSQAVRWFAEDRVLLDGQRTIVFQ, from the coding sequence ATGCCCGGCATCGTGCACGCCGTCACCGGAGCCATCGTCGAGGCCGAGGGCAACATCACCGAGCTGCAGCAGTTCTCGGGGCTCGAGACGGGCAACTTCTTCCTGCGCCTGCAGACCGAGACGCCCGCCGACCACGACCGGCTGCACCACGCCCTTGCCCCCGTCATCGAGCGGTACGGCATGGACTGCCGCATCGACCGCGTCGGTCGCCCCCTGCGCACCCTCGTGCTGGTGTCGAAGGCCGCCCACTGCCTCAACGACCTGCTGTTCCGGCAGCGCAGCGGCCAGCTGCCGGTCGAGATCCCCCTCGTGCTCGGCAACCACCCCGACCTCGGCGAACTCGCGTCGTTCTACGGGGTGCCGTTCGAAGCGCGCCCCGTCACCAACGGTGACGAGAAAGCGGCGATGGAGGCGCGCATCCTCGAAGCGGTCGACGAGCATGACATCGAGCTCGTCGTGCTCGCCCGCTACATGCAGATTCTCTCGCCCGAGCTGTGCGAGCGGCTCGCGGGCAAGGCGATCAACATCCACCACTCGTTCCTGCCCGGCTTCAAGGGCGCGAACCCCTACCGCCAAGCGCACCAGCGCGGGGTGAAGTTGATCGGCGCGACCGCCCACTTCGTCACGAGCGACCTCGACGAGGGCCCGATCATCGAGCAGAACGTCGTGCGTGTCGACCACACCCGCTCGGTCGCCGAACTCGTCGCCATCGGTCAGGACGAAGAGAGCCGCACCCTCAGCCAGGCGGTGCGCTGGTTCGCCGAAGACCGCGTGTTGCTCGACGGGCAACGCACGATCGTCTTCCAATAG
- a CDS encoding DUF1349 domain-containing protein, translating into MSAGGERDTDWRLVRIARFPHTDARIGPMVCAPSRPGLRATFTDWRVTAPDAALHG; encoded by the coding sequence ATGAGCGCGGGTGGCGAGCGCGACACCGATTGGCGGCTCGTTCGGATCGCACGCTTCCCGCACACCGACGCCCGTATCGGCCCCATGGTCTGCGCCCCGTCGCGGCCAGGATTGCGTGCCACGTTCACCGACTGGCGCGTGACGGCGCCCGACGCAGCCCTGCACGGCTGA